One genomic window of Sulfuricurvum sp. includes the following:
- a CDS encoding DUF2018 family protein, with amino-acid sequence MYNLFEDEDDIFQGSPKSKFLDIVYNANRDLVQNELERLMTRMAAMELMLQEAHGEDAIERILKTMQFERADEVDMMTKNLYIISVGNVLTQNE; translated from the coding sequence ATGTATAATTTGTTTGAAGACGAAGACGATATTTTCCAAGGTTCGCCGAAAAGTAAGTTTTTAGATATCGTTTACAACGCAAATCGCGATTTGGTTCAAAATGAACTTGAGCGTTTGATGACGCGTATGGCGGCTATGGAACTTATGCTGCAAGAAGCACACGGCGAAGATGCAATTGAACGTATCCTTAAAACGATGCAGTTTGAGCGTGCGGATGAAGTCGATATGATGACAAAAAATCTTTACATCATTTCGGTTGGAAACGTTTTAACTCAAAACGAGTAA
- the hemC gene encoding hydroxymethylbilane synthase: MKKLTIATRGSKLALWQSNHIKSVIESNFSDVEVELKIIITSGDKILDAPLAKIGGKGLFLKEIEESMLRGEAQMAVHSLKDVPTVMPEGLLLSAITTREDVRDAMLSEKYPDIASLPQGAVVGTSSLRRRMQLVKQRPDLVIKDLRGNVDTRIRKLIEGEFDAIILAAAGINRLGFSHLVTYFYPISLEEMIPSMGQGALGIETVNEPWVLEIAAFLEDRNSRIETSIERGFVDTLQGGCQVPIGVSARVQEDGSVVVRSLLGLPDASEVMGEMVTLSQDETSRAGEAMAERLIAQGAMELLHRAEVMANEA; the protein is encoded by the coding sequence ATGAAAAAACTCACCATTGCAACTCGCGGAAGCAAACTCGCCCTTTGGCAGTCCAACCATATCAAATCGGTAATTGAATCGAATTTTAGTGATGTGGAAGTAGAACTCAAAATTATTATCACTTCCGGGGATAAAATTTTGGATGCGCCGTTGGCAAAAATAGGCGGTAAAGGGTTGTTTCTCAAAGAGATCGAAGAGTCAATGCTTCGAGGCGAGGCGCAGATGGCGGTTCATTCCCTTAAAGACGTTCCGACAGTTATGCCCGAAGGGCTTCTTTTATCTGCAATCACAACTCGTGAGGATGTACGGGATGCAATGCTGAGTGAAAAATATCCTGATATCGCATCGCTTCCGCAGGGTGCTGTTGTCGGTACCTCTTCCTTGCGCCGTCGTATGCAGTTGGTGAAACAGCGTCCCGATTTGGTCATCAAAGATTTGCGCGGTAACGTCGATACACGAATCCGCAAGCTCATAGAGGGGGAATTTGATGCGATTATCCTCGCAGCTGCAGGGATTAACCGCCTCGGTTTTTCTCATCTCGTGACCTATTTTTATCCGATCTCTCTCGAAGAGATGATCCCCTCTATGGGACAGGGCGCATTAGGGATTGAAACCGTAAATGAGCCGTGGGTTTTAGAAATTGCGGCCTTTTTGGAAGATCGAAACAGCCGAATTGAGACGAGTATCGAGCGAGGATTTGTCGATACGCTGCAAGGCGGTTGCCAAGTACCGATCGGTGTGAGTGCCCGAGTGCAGGAAGATGGCAGTGTTGTCGTACGATCACTTCTCGGACTTCCTGACGCTTCTGAAGTGATGGGCGAAATGGTGACGTTATCTCAGGATGAAACATCTCGCGCGGGTGAAGCGATGGCAGAGCGTTTGATTGCTCAGGGAGCGATGGAATTATTACATCGTGCCGAAGTTATGGCAAACGAGGCTTAA
- a CDS encoding BrnT family toxin, with the protein MKFEYDSNKSKVNREKHGIDFDEAQHLWLDENLLEAPLNFPDEMRFICIGKIGEKHWSAVITYRSEMIRIISVRRSRQVEVEYYENS; encoded by the coding sequence ATGAAATTTGAATATGATAGCAACAAAAGTAAAGTAAATAGAGAAAAACATGGGATTGACTTCGATGAAGCACAACATCTATGGCTCGATGAAAATTTACTTGAAGCTCCTTTGAACTTTCCTGATGAAATGCGTTTTATATGTATAGGAAAAATCGGGGAAAAACACTGGTCTGCTGTTATAACGTATCGGTCAGAAATGATTCGAATAATTTCCGTGAGACGATCACGGCAAGTGGAGGTAGAATATTATGAAAACAGCTAA
- a CDS encoding CopG family antitoxin: MKTAKEFDEAFDNGEDITEFVDWSASRRPNLEQKRVNLDLPVWMIERLDYEAKRLGVARQAIMKMFLAQHLEKTG, from the coding sequence ATGAAAACAGCTAAAGAATTTGACGAAGCATTTGATAATGGCGAAGATATAACTGAGTTTGTGGATTGGTCTGCATCACGTCGGCCTAATTTGGAGCAAAAACGGGTGAATCTTGATTTGCCTGTATGGATGATTGAGAGACTCGATTATGAAGCAAAACGGCTTGGTGTTGCCCGACAAGCAATTATGAAAATGTTTTTAGCTCAACATTTGGAAAAAACTGGGTGA
- the rsmH gene encoding 16S rRNA (cytosine(1402)-N(4))-methyltransferase RsmH, whose amino-acid sequence MQETPHIPVLYREVIDAFAPCEKGKLVDCTMGYGGHSSLLLDNKPSLSLIGIDQDPTAIAFSSQRLAPYGDRVEIRQGRFSEVAAEVMKENGEKICGILADIGVSSLQLDQRERGFSYESDTLDMRMNPNAELSASEVVNEYSQGALENILREYGEVTNARKVAETIVQRRPFASAKELSQAIFHLMPKGKKIHPSTLVMQAIRIEVNDELGELTRLLDAIETSSIKHLRVAIITFHSLEDRIVKNRFSKWAKNCICPDDAMRCTCGNNHSIGKVITKKPLTAQDDELRANSRSRSAKLRIFEIRRGLSE is encoded by the coding sequence GTGCAGGAAACGCCTCATATCCCCGTCCTTTATCGCGAAGTTATCGACGCGTTTGCTCCGTGTGAAAAAGGAAAACTCGTCGACTGTACGATGGGATACGGCGGACACTCGTCGTTATTGCTCGATAACAAACCCTCACTCTCTTTGATCGGCATCGATCAAGATCCGACGGCGATCGCTTTTTCATCACAGCGTCTTGCCCCTTATGGAGATCGTGTCGAGATACGTCAAGGGCGTTTTTCAGAGGTTGCGGCAGAGGTAATGAAAGAAAACGGGGAAAAAATTTGCGGTATTTTAGCCGATATCGGGGTTTCTTCTTTGCAGCTTGATCAGCGGGAACGGGGCTTTTCGTATGAGAGCGATACCCTCGATATGCGTATGAATCCGAATGCAGAACTGAGTGCTTCCGAGGTTGTCAATGAGTATTCTCAAGGGGCATTGGAAAACATTTTACGCGAGTACGGCGAAGTGACCAATGCCCGAAAAGTGGCGGAGACGATTGTTCAGCGCCGACCGTTCGCATCGGCAAAAGAGCTTTCTCAGGCGATTTTTCATTTGATGCCCAAGGGCAAAAAAATCCATCCTTCGACCCTCGTGATGCAGGCAATTCGTATTGAAGTCAACGATGAGCTGGGTGAATTGACCCGATTGCTGGATGCTATAGAGACATCATCGATCAAACATTTGCGCGTTGCGATTATTACGTTCCATTCTTTGGAAGACCGGATCGTCAAAAACCGCTTTTCGAAATGGGCAAAAAACTGTATTTGTCCCGATGATGCGATGCGATGTACCTGTGGGAACAATCACTCCATCGGAAAAGTGATCACCAAAAAACCGCTAACGGCACAGGACGATGAACTTCGTGCCAATTCGCGAAGTAGAAGCGCAAAATTACGAATATTTGAGATCCGAAGAGGGCTTTCAGAATGA
- a CDS encoding FxsA family protein, producing MIYFLIYLFLEVVVTVEIASRIGGLATFLEIVLSAFLGIFLLMNFRHTLSENLFALQTRQITMESFTKRNMTGLLGAILLIVPGFLSDIIGILMQFSLFSSLIINRFSRKYPTQTKSKDDNVIDAEIINDSTTLR from the coding sequence ATGATCTACTTTCTGATCTACCTTTTTTTAGAGGTGGTCGTAACGGTGGAGATTGCTTCCCGTATCGGTGGCCTTGCCACTTTCCTCGAAATCGTTTTGAGTGCATTCTTGGGGATTTTTTTATTGATGAATTTTCGTCATACCCTCAGTGAGAATCTTTTTGCGCTTCAAACGCGTCAAATCACGATGGAGAGTTTTACCAAACGGAATATGACGGGACTTTTAGGCGCGATTCTTTTGATCGTCCCCGGATTTTTAAGTGACATTATCGGAATCTTGATGCAATTTTCTCTTTTCAGTTCGCTTATCATTAACCGTTTTTCGCGAAAATACCCCACACAAACCAAATCAAAGGATGACAATGTCATTGATGCCGAAATTATCAACGATTCTACTACTCTCCGCTAG
- a CDS encoding adenosylmethionine--8-amino-7-oxononanoate transaminase: MNNLEMSSRDLNVLWHPCTQMKDHETIPLVPISKGDGIYLHDFDGNRYIDAISSWWVNLFGHCNPYINGKIIEQLSRLEHVILAGFTHESVIRLSERLVALAPEGLTRCFYADNGSSAIEVALKMSYHAHKNRGDDRSLFVSLSDSYHGETLGALSVGDVALYKETYEPLLIRAIQTPSPKDQTPEAALEAAQAFRNLLQERGAEISALIVEPLLQGAGGMKMYHPLFLSEAKKIAQEFGVHFIADEILVGFGRTGSMFACEQADITPDFLILSKGLTGGYLPLSVVITTEDIYGAFYCDYDPARSFLHSHSYTGNALACAAANATLDLFENDNVIVKNQETIAYMGEQLGRFGVFECVKEIRQCGMIGAIELQGFEPGERIGLKIHQHCLQKGVLIRPLGGVIYVMPPYIISPEELKHVFDAIESALRMICASNA; this comes from the coding sequence ATGAATAATTTAGAGATGTCAAGCCGTGATTTAAACGTTTTATGGCATCCATGCACGCAAATGAAAGATCATGAAACGATCCCGCTTGTCCCCATTTCAAAAGGGGATGGTATATATTTACACGATTTTGACGGAAACCGTTATATCGATGCCATCAGCAGTTGGTGGGTCAATCTCTTCGGGCATTGCAATCCGTATATCAACGGAAAAATTATCGAGCAGCTTTCCAGACTCGAACATGTCATTTTGGCAGGTTTTACCCATGAGAGTGTCATCCGTCTTTCGGAGCGTCTTGTCGCTCTTGCACCGGAGGGGCTAACGCGTTGTTTTTATGCGGATAACGGTTCAAGTGCGATCGAAGTGGCTTTAAAAATGAGTTATCATGCCCATAAAAATCGGGGAGATGACCGAAGTCTATTCGTATCTCTCAGCGACAGTTATCACGGGGAGACGCTAGGTGCTCTTTCTGTCGGAGATGTAGCCCTCTATAAAGAGACGTATGAGCCGTTATTGATTCGTGCGATTCAAACCCCTTCACCCAAAGATCAGACACCGGAAGCGGCGTTGGAAGCCGCACAAGCATTTCGAAATCTGCTGCAGGAACGTGGAGCGGAAATTTCGGCATTGATCGTTGAACCGCTGCTCCAAGGGGCAGGGGGGATGAAAATGTATCACCCACTGTTTCTTTCGGAAGCCAAAAAAATCGCTCAAGAATTCGGTGTCCATTTTATTGCCGATGAAATATTGGTCGGATTCGGTCGGACCGGAAGCATGTTTGCGTGTGAACAGGCGGACATTACCCCTGATTTTTTGATTCTTTCAAAAGGGCTTACGGGAGGGTATCTTCCGCTTTCGGTTGTTATAACGACAGAAGATATATATGGTGCTTTTTACTGCGATTATGATCCTGCACGCTCTTTTCTACACTCACACAGTTATACCGGAAATGCACTTGCCTGTGCCGCTGCCAACGCGACATTGGATCTCTTTGAAAACGATAACGTGATAGTAAAAAATCAAGAAACGATAGCCTATATGGGAGAACAGCTGGGCCGGTTTGGCGTGTTTGAATGTGTAAAAGAGATTCGTCAATGCGGTATGATCGGAGCGATTGAATTGCAAGGATTTGAACCGGGTGAGCGCATCGGTTTGAAAATACATCAACACTGTCTGCAAAAAGGGGTTTTGATCCGTCCGTTGGGGGGTGTCATCTATGTGATGCCTCCTTACATCATCTCTCCCGAAGAGCTAAAACATGTTTTTGATGCGATAGAAAGTGCTTTGAGAATGATTTGTGCTAGCAACGCATAG
- the hemA gene encoding glutamyl-tRNA reductase encodes MHYLIISFSHKNSTIAIREKLAFVDEIQQVKSMEKLNSSPAISESMILSTCNRVEIFCSCNDTDAASEAVFELLCGRSGMSREDLHSRADIFDDEGCIHHLFSVASSLDSMVVGETQIAGQLKDAFKLSQENGYSAQKLSRAMNYGFKCAAEVRNATNISSKPVSVASVAVAKVKESVGDLNGKKALVIGSGEMSVITCKHLSAQGVEVTLMNRTFEKAEAIAAECNARVRAYEELAYAINENELLFTATGSLQPIITEEMVKPCSYDRYWFDMAVPRDIECDPEIWGIHLFSVDDLKEIVNENIALREDEAKLSYVIIRRHVVGFFEWLKTLSIEPLIKSLYVRAYRAAANETARVIENGYIPKEHADAVQKATEQALKRFLHPFAQRMRDGSDAMRVDALIESMSFLMEQDEGEEMSQTSCKYYPKGK; translated from the coding sequence ATGCACTATTTGATTATCAGCTTTTCCCATAAAAACTCTACCATCGCCATACGCGAAAAACTCGCATTTGTGGATGAGATCCAGCAAGTCAAATCGATGGAAAAACTCAACAGTTCTCCCGCTATCAGCGAATCGATGATCCTCTCTACCTGTAACAGGGTAGAGATATTCTGCAGTTGTAACGATACCGACGCTGCCAGTGAAGCGGTATTTGAACTGTTATGCGGCCGTTCGGGAATGTCTCGTGAAGACCTGCACAGCCGTGCCGATATTTTCGATGATGAGGGGTGTATTCATCACCTTTTCAGCGTCGCGAGTTCACTGGACTCGATGGTTGTGGGTGAGACCCAGATCGCGGGACAGCTCAAAGATGCATTCAAACTTTCGCAGGAAAACGGTTATTCGGCGCAAAAACTTTCTCGTGCCATGAATTACGGATTTAAATGTGCCGCAGAAGTTCGTAATGCGACGAATATCTCTTCCAAACCGGTTTCCGTAGCGAGTGTAGCCGTTGCAAAAGTCAAAGAGAGCGTCGGTGATTTAAACGGTAAAAAAGCCTTGGTTATCGGTTCAGGTGAAATGTCGGTTATCACATGCAAGCACCTGAGTGCCCAAGGGGTTGAAGTGACCCTGATGAACCGTACATTCGAGAAAGCCGAAGCGATTGCGGCAGAGTGCAATGCAAGGGTGAGAGCGTATGAAGAGCTTGCTTATGCAATTAATGAAAACGAGCTTTTGTTTACCGCGACCGGTTCGCTCCAGCCTATCATAACCGAAGAGATGGTGAAACCGTGTTCGTATGATCGCTATTGGTTTGACATGGCGGTTCCGAGAGATATCGAATGTGATCCTGAGATTTGGGGAATCCATCTCTTTAGTGTGGATGACCTCAAAGAGATCGTAAATGAAAATATTGCGTTGCGTGAAGATGAAGCAAAACTCTCGTATGTGATTATTCGACGTCACGTCGTCGGATTTTTTGAATGGCTGAAAACACTCTCGATTGAGCCGCTTATCAAAAGCTTGTATGTCAGAGCGTATCGTGCTGCAGCAAATGAGACAGCACGCGTTATCGAAAACGGCTACATTCCAAAAGAGCATGCGGATGCGGTTCAAAAAGCGACCGAACAAGCGTTGAAACGCTTTTTGCATCCGTTTGCTCAGCGTATGCGTGACGGTTCGGATGCGATGCGTGTAGATGCCCTGATCGAATCAATGAGTTTTTTGATGGAACAAGATGAAGGCGAAGAGATGAGCCAAACCAGCTGTAAATATTACCCTAAAGGAAAATAA
- a CDS encoding proline--tRNA ligase, which yields MRFSKAYIPTTKESPKDAQLPSHIYLSRAGFVAQVASGLYNFLPLGKRVLRKIENIINEEMAACGALEVDLSFVTPAELWQESGRIEKFGKELLRFRDRKDNLFVLGPTHEEMMVSIVRNRVTSYKQLPLNVYQVKTKFRDEARPRFGLMRAREFVMKDGYSFHASTEDLDREFDAMEAAYKRILERLGLNFRIVEADSGAIGGTGSKELMVLADSGEDTLAVCDTCEYGANVEAARRAPRSVIPEAPQADFNRFKTPNVKSIEDLSNFFHVDPYYTLKAVVMRAVYTEGSEPVCFFIRGCDELQEVKARNSVGAIDLVDITEAELVEIGLVPGFIGPLDQDKIRFVMDNDTRNAASMICGANEMDYHFVGVDLSVMNDAPFADLVTVQVGDGCPHCGGKMEHTKGIEVGHIFKLGTVYSAPLKAEYLDENGRSQPFIMGTYGMGVSRLVAAVIEQHHDEKGCIWTHATAPYLVNVMVSNIKEESHMAYAEELYASLQKCGIETILDDRKERFGFKMSDAELIGFPFTVIVGKELENGSVQIMIRATREIITVEAAHVLEKIQELRG from the coding sequence ATGCGTTTTTCAAAAGCCTATATCCCAACGACAAAAGAGTCCCCGAAAGATGCCCAGCTCCCGAGTCATATCTATCTTTCCCGTGCGGGATTCGTAGCACAGGTCGCGAGCGGTCTGTATAACTTTTTGCCGTTGGGAAAACGGGTGCTTCGTAAAATTGAGAATATCATTAATGAAGAGATGGCTGCATGCGGTGCTTTGGAAGTGGATTTGAGCTTTGTCACTCCGGCAGAACTCTGGCAGGAGAGCGGCCGGATTGAAAAATTCGGTAAAGAGCTGCTCCGTTTCCGTGATCGCAAAGATAACCTTTTTGTCCTCGGGCCTACCCATGAAGAGATGATGGTGAGTATCGTCCGTAACCGTGTTACGAGCTATAAACAGCTTCCGCTCAATGTCTATCAGGTAAAAACCAAATTCCGCGACGAAGCCCGTCCGCGATTCGGTCTTATGCGTGCACGTGAATTTGTGATGAAAGACGGTTACAGCTTTCATGCCTCGACGGAGGACTTGGATCGTGAGTTTGATGCAATGGAAGCGGCGTACAAACGTATTTTGGAACGTTTGGGTCTGAATTTCCGTATTGTAGAAGCCGACAGCGGTGCAATCGGCGGTACAGGTTCAAAAGAGTTGATGGTATTGGCGGATAGCGGTGAAGATACACTTGCCGTATGCGATACCTGCGAATACGGTGCCAATGTCGAAGCGGCACGCCGTGCACCGCGCAGTGTGATCCCTGAAGCACCTCAGGCTGATTTTAACCGTTTCAAAACGCCGAATGTCAAATCGATCGAGGATTTGAGCAACTTTTTCCATGTCGATCCGTATTACACGCTCAAAGCGGTCGTAATGCGTGCCGTGTACACGGAGGGGAGCGAACCGGTATGTTTCTTTATCCGCGGATGCGATGAACTCCAAGAAGTAAAAGCCCGTAACAGCGTCGGTGCGATCGATTTGGTGGATATTACCGAAGCGGAACTGGTCGAAATCGGTTTGGTTCCTGGCTTTATCGGACCGTTGGATCAGGATAAAATCCGTTTTGTCATGGACAACGACACCCGCAATGCAGCCTCAATGATTTGCGGTGCAAATGAAATGGATTACCATTTCGTCGGTGTAGATTTGAGTGTTATGAACGACGCACCGTTTGCGGATCTGGTAACGGTTCAAGTGGGTGACGGATGTCCTCATTGCGGCGGTAAAATGGAACATACCAAAGGGATAGAGGTTGGACATATTTTCAAACTCGGTACCGTTTATTCCGCACCGCTGAAAGCGGAATATCTGGATGAAAACGGACGGTCTCAGCCGTTTATCATGGGAACCTACGGTATGGGTGTCAGCCGTCTTGTCGCGGCCGTTATCGAGCAGCATCATGATGAAAAAGGGTGTATCTGGACCCATGCGACGGCTCCGTATCTGGTGAACGTTATGGTCTCGAATATCAAAGAAGAGTCTCACATGGCGTATGCGGAAGAGTTGTATGCCTCTTTACAAAAATGCGGTATTGAAACAATTTTGGATGACCGCAAAGAGCGGTTCGGATTTAAAATGTCCGATGCCGAATTGATCGGATTCCCGTTCACGGTCATTGTCGGTAAAGAGCTTGAAAACGGTTCGGTACAAATTATGATCCGTGCCACACGTGAGATCATTACCGTAGAAGCTGCACATGTCTTAGAAAAAATCCAGGAATTACGAGGATGA
- a CDS encoding LysR substrate-binding domain-containing protein, whose amino-acid sequence MFTLRQLEIFGAMAQSTRVIDVAEQLGMSPSAVSMAVRELEKELGDVLFERIGKRLMLNERGRYFFENSEEILERSQQLYEHFRADSSGGHLYIAASVTISNYLLPKWIGNFRSTHEQVRVSLKTANSTEVINMVREGICDLGFIEGHFSDGELVSESLMTDELVVVGNDPTLTERDYFIDELVRKRWILRERGSGTREIFLSHIAPIDKELNIDMEFENNEAIKGYLLNDRHALSCLPRISIVEELKEGKMFEARIKAHSFKREFRMVWRQEKKMSRIISDFKRYVSELKLS is encoded by the coding sequence ATGTTTACATTACGTCAGTTGGAAATTTTTGGTGCAATGGCCCAATCGACCCGCGTTATTGATGTCGCAGAGCAATTAGGCATGAGCCCCTCAGCCGTTTCCATGGCGGTGCGTGAACTAGAAAAAGAGCTGGGCGATGTACTGTTTGAACGGATAGGGAAACGATTGATGCTCAATGAGCGCGGACGCTATTTTTTTGAGAATTCCGAAGAGATTTTGGAACGCTCACAGCAGTTGTATGAGCACTTCCGAGCCGATTCGAGCGGAGGACATCTGTATATCGCCGCGAGTGTCACAATCAGTAACTATCTTCTTCCTAAATGGATTGGTAACTTTCGATCTACGCATGAACAGGTTAGAGTATCGCTCAAAACCGCCAACAGTACCGAGGTTATCAATATGGTACGTGAAGGGATCTGCGATTTAGGGTTTATCGAGGGGCATTTTAGTGATGGAGAACTCGTATCGGAGTCGTTGATGACCGATGAACTTGTCGTGGTCGGAAATGACCCCACCCTTACAGAACGGGACTATTTTATCGATGAATTGGTCCGAAAACGGTGGATTTTACGGGAACGCGGATCCGGGACCCGAGAAATCTTTCTCTCGCACATCGCTCCGATCGATAAAGAGCTGAACATCGATATGGAATTTGAAAACAATGAGGCGATAAAAGGGTATTTACTCAATGACCGGCATGCACTTTCGTGTTTGCCTCGTATCAGCATTGTTGAAGAACTCAAAGAGGGAAAAATGTTTGAAGCCCGTATTAAAGCCCATAGCTTTAAAAGAGAATTTCGTATGGTATGGCGTCAGGAGAAGAAAATGAGCCGTATTATCAGCGATTTTAAACGATATGTTAGTGAGCTTAAGCTATCATAA
- a CDS encoding DsbA family protein, producing MSLMPKLSTILLLSASLMAATDAEVVSFLKKGIGGNPNISNLQIDVAGKQNLSGVSGWQTYFITIEADVKQGNDVRHINQNATYFVNGNTIAPEFVNIKTGERYNDIVAPDFNNAYYTKANRISGDANAPHKVAVFSDPLCPFCRKYVPDALAYMEKYPKTFAVYYYHFPLAGLHPASVALTKAAIAIDQNGTDNAVLGLYKVDINPNERDEQKILDAFNKTFGTKVTVADIRRPSVVKQFEFDQKVAQSMMVAGTPTVFFDGQKDPSKNKYKEIKVK from the coding sequence ATGTCATTGATGCCGAAATTATCAACGATTCTACTACTCTCCGCTAGTTTGATGGCGGCTACTGATGCCGAAGTAGTCTCATTTTTGAAAAAAGGGATAGGGGGAAATCCGAATATCTCTAATCTCCAGATTGATGTAGCAGGTAAACAAAATCTCTCAGGTGTGAGCGGATGGCAGACCTATTTTATCACTATCGAAGCAGACGTGAAGCAGGGGAACGATGTTCGCCATATCAATCAAAACGCCACTTATTTTGTCAATGGCAATACAATAGCTCCGGAATTTGTCAATATTAAAACCGGAGAACGATACAATGATATTGTTGCACCTGATTTTAATAATGCGTATTATACTAAAGCGAACCGTATCAGCGGAGATGCCAATGCTCCTCATAAAGTAGCGGTTTTTTCTGATCCGCTTTGTCCGTTTTGCCGCAAATATGTACCGGATGCACTAGCCTATATGGAAAAATATCCTAAAACGTTTGCCGTCTATTATTACCATTTCCCTTTAGCAGGATTGCATCCAGCCTCTGTTGCTCTTACCAAGGCTGCTATCGCGATCGATCAAAACGGGACAGACAATGCGGTTTTAGGGCTCTATAAAGTAGATATTAACCCTAACGAAAGAGATGAACAAAAAATTCTCGATGCCTTTAATAAAACGTTTGGAACCAAAGTAACGGTTGCCGATATTCGACGCCCGTCAGTGGTTAAACAGTTCGAATTTGACCAAAAGGTGGCCCAATCCATGATGGTTGCGGGAACACCGACGGTTTTCTTTGACGGTCAAAAAGATCCTTCGAAAAACAAATATAAAGAGATTAAGGTTAAGTAA
- a CDS encoding polyprenyl synthetase family protein, which produces MLERVEAIIGQLVDEVGYAKASELFATLSGGKRLRARLILTIAPAAPTAPLLGAIVELIHAASLLHDDVIDDAMLRRGVPSVNATHGSKIAIMLGDILYSKAFSELTSFDPSIARTIAESVTKLSVGEMMDVEMATAFNTDRDLYLKMLYLKTATLIESCAFSAAVLAGEDADAYATYGKNLGLAFQIVDDILDITADEATLGKPSLNDFSEGKVTLPYIDLYERLNEDEKTRLVGSHCKVLDEDEKVWIRSKMDEFKIIERSYGYARALCDEAIEAIGDNAPLRAIIETVIQRNH; this is translated from the coding sequence ATGTTGGAACGGGTAGAAGCGATAATAGGACAATTAGTGGATGAAGTCGGATACGCCAAAGCGAGCGAGCTGTTCGCTACACTTTCAGGCGGTAAGCGTCTTCGTGCACGTTTGATTCTGACAATTGCCCCTGCGGCTCCTACCGCTCCGCTTCTCGGTGCGATTGTCGAGTTGATCCATGCAGCAAGTCTGCTCCATGACGATGTGATCGATGATGCGATGCTTCGCCGAGGCGTGCCGTCGGTGAATGCCACGCATGGGAGTAAAATTGCAATCATGCTCGGCGATATCCTCTACTCCAAAGCTTTCAGCGAACTGACCTCATTTGACCCTTCCATCGCCCGTACTATCGCCGAATCGGTTACGAAACTCTCTGTAGGAGAGATGATGGACGTTGAAATGGCAACGGCTTTCAATACGGATCGCGATCTGTATCTGAAAATGCTTTATCTCAAAACGGCGACACTGATCGAATCGTGTGCATTCAGCGCGGCTGTCTTGGCAGGTGAAGATGCAGATGCGTATGCAACGTACGGTAAAAATTTGGGATTGGCGTTTCAGATCGTCGATGACATTTTAGATATTACGGCAGATGAAGCGACACTCGGGAAACCTTCTCTCAATGATTTTTCGGAAGGGAAAGTGACATTACCGTATATCGATCTGTATGAACGTTTAAACGAGGATGAGAAAACACGTCTTGTCGGCAGCCATTGCAAAGTTTTGGATGAGGATGAAAAAGTGTGGATTCGATCCAAGATGGATGAATTTAAAATTATCGAACGCTCATACGGCTATGCCCGTGCATTATGCGACGAGGCGATCGAAGCAATCGGCGATAATGCGCCATTGCGCGCTATTATCGAAACCGTTATTCAGAGAAATCATTAA